From the Salana multivorans genome, the window GCCGAGGACATCCACCGCTGGGGGCCGGGCTGGTCCCGCCGGGTCGGCTGGTTCCTCGACCACGTGTGGTGGAACACCCGCGTCGTCGGCGCCGAGCACGTCCCGCGGACGGGGCGCGTGCTCATCGCGCCCAACCACACCGGGGTCGTCGACGGTCCCGTCGCGCACGGCGCCGTGCCGCGCGGCTCGTACTTCCTGGTCAAGGAGGAGTTCTTCACCTCCCGGCTCGGGTTCCTCATGACGTGGGCGGGCCAGATCCCGGTCGACCGGCGCAACGGCCGGCCGGCGCTCGAGGTCGCCAGGACGCTCCTGGAGGAGGACCGCTGCGTCGGCGTGTTCCCCGAGGGGACGCGCGGACGGGGTGACGTGACGGCGGCGCGCGCCGGCGTCGCCTGGCTCGCCGTCCGCACGGGGACGCCGGTCGTCCCGTGCGCCATCCTCGGCACGCGACCGCCCGGCGCCGCGCGCGGGCACGTCCCGGGGCCGCGGTCGCGGCTGTGGGTCCAGTTCGGCGAGCCGATCCCCGTCGAGCGGGGCGGTGGGCGGACCCGGATCGCCGAGGTCATGGCGGACGTCCAGGCCGCCATGGTCGGGCTCGTGGCCGACGCGCAGGAGCGCTCCGGCATGCGGCTGCCGTCCGAGTAGCCGCGGGATCGGCTCGTCCCGGGCGCACCTCGCGCCGGGTCCGCGCGGGCACACCCGCGGACCTGGGAGGATGGGGAGGTGACTGACGTGACCGGTGACCCGGCCCCCCTGAACGACGCCGACGGCTTCGACGGCGAGGCGTTCGACGAGACGCTCGATGACGGCCCCGTCGTCATCGACCTGTCCGAGACCGAGGACGACGTGCGGACGGCCGCGATCATGCGGGCCGGCCTCGAGGCGTACGAGCTGGAGGACACGGACGCCGAGCTGATCGACGCCGACGGTCCCGTCCTGCCCGAGGACGTCCCGGAGTCGATGCTCCCCGTGCTCGCGATCGTCGGGCGGCCGAACGTCGGCAAGTCGACGCTGGTCAACCGCGTCCTCGGCCGCCGCGAGGCCGTCGTCCAGGACGTCCCCGGCGTCACCCGGGACCGCGTGCGCTACCGCGCCGAGTGGGGCGGGCGGCCGTTCGTCGTCGTCGACACCGGCGGGTGGGAGTACGACGCGAAGGGCATCAACGCGCGGGTGGCCGAGCAGGCCGAGATCGCGATCGAGCTGGCCGACGCCGTCCTGTTCGTCGTCGACGCGACGGTCGGGGCGACCGACGCCGACGAGCGCATCGTCACGCTGCTGCGCCGCTCCGGCAAGCCCGTGCTCCTCGTCGCCAACAAGGTGGACAGCCCGCGGGACGAGGCCGACGCCGCGACCCTGTGGTCGCTCGGGCTCGGCGAGCCGTACCCGGTCTCGGCGCTGCACGGACGCGGGACGGGGGACATGCTCGACGCCGCGACGTCGCTCCTGCCCGAGGTGACCGCCGTCGGCGGGCCGATGCCGGTCGGCGGCCCGCACCGCGTCGCGATCGTCGGGCGGCCGAACGTCGGCAAGTCGAGCCTGCTCAACGCCGTGACGGGGACGCAGCGCGTCGTCGTCGACGACTTCGAGGGCACGACGCGCGATCCCGTCGACGAGCTGGTCGAGCTCGGCGGCGAGCCGTGGGTGCTCGTGGACACGGCCGGGATCCGGCGTCGCGTGCACCAGACGCAGGGCGCCGACTTCTACGCGTCGCTGCGCACGCAGGCGGCGATCGAGAAGGCGGAGGTCGCGGTCGTGGTGATCGACGCGTCGTCGCCGATCACCGAGCAGGACATCCGCGTCATCCAGCAGGCCATCGACGCCGGGCGCGCGCTCGTCGTCGCGTACAACAAGTGGGACCTGCTCGACGAGGAGCGCCGGTTCTACCTCGAGCGGGAGATCGAGCGCGAGCTGGTCCAGATCACCTGGGCGCCGCGGGTCAACTTCTCGGCGCGGACGCGCTGGCACGTCGACCGGCTCGCGCGTCAGCTCGACGCAGCGATCGCCGGGTGGACGACGCGCATCCCGACCGGGCGGCTCAACTCCTTCCTCGGTGAGCTGGCGGCGGCGCACCCGCACCCGGTCCGCGGGGGCAAGCAGCCGCGCATCCTGTTCGGCACGCAGGTCGACACCTCCCCGCCGCGGTTCGTGCTGTTCTCGACCGGGTTCCTCGAGGCCGGCTACCGCCGGTTCATCGAGCGACGCCTGCGCGAGGAGTTCGGCTTCGTCGGGTCGCCGATCGAGATCTCCGTCCGGGTGCGGGAGAAGCGGCGCCGGTGACGTCGTCGGAGGAGCGCTCGGACCGCGCGGACCGCTCGGATCACCGCGGCAGGACGTCGGCGCGGATCGCTGACCGCCCGCTGCTCCTGCGCTGGGGCGCGCCGCGCTCTCCGCGGGCGATGGAGTACGTGGTCTCGTTCGTCGTCGTCGCGATGGCGACGATCCTGGTGACCCGGCTGTTCCTCATCGCGACCGGGTTCCCGCAGCTCGGCGGGGACGGGCTGCACATCGCGCACGTGCTGTGGGGCGGGGCGCTGCTCGTCGTGGCGTTCGTCCTGCTGCTGACGTTCATCGGCCCCGTCGTGCGGCCGCTGGCGTGCGTCGTGGGCGGGATCGGGTTCGGGCTGTTCATCGACGAGGTCGGCAAGTTCCTCACCGACGACAACGACTACTTCTACGCGCCGGCGTTCGCGATCATGTACGCCTCGTGCGTCGCGCTCGTCGTGCTGGCGCAGCTGCTCGTGCAGCGTCGACGGCGGGACCCGTCGGAGGACCTCGCGGCGGCGGCCGACCTGGCCGTCGCGGGCATCGCCGGCGGGTTCAGCCGGCACCAGCGGCGCTATGCCCGCGAGCTGCTGGCCGGGGGCGGTGACGTCGTCGGGGCGGCCGAGGTCGCCGAGCTGATCGACGTCGTCCCGGCCGACGACGAGGAGGCGCCCGACCCGATCCGCGCCGTCCGGCACCGCCTGGGCGAGGCGCTGCGTCGCCTGGGGGAGCGGTACGACCTGTGGCGCGCCGTGCTGGTCGGCTCGGCGGTCGTTCTCGTCGGGTCGACGGCCGCCGCGGTGTCGGACGTCCCGGTCGCGCTGGAGAACGGGGTCGCGTTCCTCGTCGTCATCTCGCTCGGGTCGCTGGTCGCGGCCTGGGTGCTGTGGGTCGCTGGGCTGCGGGCCGGGGGCGGGGCGCGCGGTCTCGCGATGGTGCGCGCCGCGATCGCGGTCAACCTGCTGCTGACGCAGGTCTCGCTGTTCCGGTTCGACCCGTGGCAGGCGACCGCGCTCGTCGTCGCCGGCCTGCTCGTGGTGGGGCTGGCGTGGACGCAGGAGAAACGCACTCGGAGTGGGCGCGGGGGCGAGCGCGGAACATCGGGCGGCTCCGCGCGTTGACCTGAGGGTGAAGCTCAGCGTTCTCGACCTCATCCCCGTCCGTTCCGGCCAGTCGACCACCGAGGCGCTGCGTGCCTCGCGAGCGTTGCTGGGGCTGGCCGACTCGCTCGGGTTCGAGCGCTACTGGGTGGCCGAGCACCACAACATGCCGGCGGTGGCCTCGAGCGTGCCGGGCGTGCTGCTGCCCTACCTCGCGGGCGGGACGACCCGCATCCGGCTGGGTTCGGGCGGCGTCATGCTGCCGAACCACACGGCCCTCGACGTCGCCGAGCAGTTCGCGCTGCTGGAGGCGATGTTCCCGGGGCGGGTCGATCTCGGGATCGGCCGGGCGCCGGGTTCGGACCCGGTGACGTCCTACCTCCTGCGGTTCGGACGGCCCGACGCTGCCGAGGAGTCGTTCGAGCAGGACGTCCTCCTGCTGCGCGAGCTGCTCGGGCTCGGCGAGACCCCGGTGGGGGAGCCGGTGCGCCTGTCGCTCGGCGGGCGGCCGTTCGACGTGCGGGCGACGCCGCGGGCGGCCTCACCGACGGGGCTGTGGCTGCTCGGCTCCTCGGGGTTCTCGGTCGAGCTCGCGGCGCGGCTCGGGCTGCCGTACGTGTTCGCGAACCACTTCGGGATGCCCGGGATCGAGGGCGCGCTGAGCCGGTACCGGGCGACGTACACGCCGTCGTCGGACTTCCCGGAGCCGATGTCGTTCCTGCCGATCAACGTCGTCGTGGCGGCGTCCGAGGCCGAGGCGCAGGAGCGCGCGCTGCCGCAGGCCGTCCAGATGGCGCGGCTGCGGACGGGGGCACCGCTCCTGCCGCAGCTCACCATCGAGGAGGCGGCGGCGTACGAGTGGACGCCGCGCGAGGAGGCCGTGCGCGACGCGATCGTGGCCGGCTGGCTCATCGGCACGCCCGGCGACGTCGCGACGCGGCTGCGGGCGCGGCTGGGGGAGCTCGGGCTGGACGAGGCGATGATCGTGCCGGCCGCCGCGGCGTACGCGGGGGAGGAGCTGGACGCGCCCGCCGGTCGGGCCGAGACCCTGCGGCTGCTGGCCGAGGCCGTCGCGGGGTAGGGGTGCGGCTGGCGCGGCGCGCCGGGTCCGATGTCGAGGTCGGGCCTCGGGCCGTGTAGACTCTTCGAGGCCCTACGGGGCCATCGATCCTCCGGGATCGACGGGCTGTGGCGCAGCTTGGTAGCGCACTTGACTGGGGGTCAAGGGGTCGCAGGTTCAAATCCTGTCAGCCCGACAGCAAGCCCTGGTGGGACTGGATCTCACCAGGGCTTCGTCGTGTCCGGATCGCTCTGACGCTCCCTCTCCGTTGACCACCAGCGCGACGCCGACGCCGGTGGAAGACTCGCCTCGTGAGCATCCCGGTCCCGACCACCTCGGCGGTGGTGCTCTGGTGGATCCCCGTGGGCGCCGGCGGCCACGTCGTCCGGCGCACGAGTCGGTGGTGGGAGCTGGCGGATGCCGCGGTCGCTCGCCGTCCGCCCCGGCGCCTGTTCCACGCCGCACTCGAGGTGCACCTCGACGGTCGGCGGTTCGCCATCGAGA encodes:
- a CDS encoding lysophospholipid acyltransferase family protein; its protein translation is MTPTADDDAPTPAVSAPRASGRGATVRAEDIHRWGPGWSRRVGWFLDHVWWNTRVVGAEHVPRTGRVLIAPNHTGVVDGPVAHGAVPRGSYFLVKEEFFTSRLGFLMTWAGQIPVDRRNGRPALEVARTLLEEDRCVGVFPEGTRGRGDVTAARAGVAWLAVRTGTPVVPCAILGTRPPGAARGHVPGPRSRLWVQFGEPIPVERGGGRTRIAEVMADVQAAMVGLVADAQERSGMRLPSE
- a CDS encoding LLM class flavin-dependent oxidoreductase encodes the protein MKLSVLDLIPVRSGQSTTEALRASRALLGLADSLGFERYWVAEHHNMPAVASSVPGVLLPYLAGGTTRIRLGSGGVMLPNHTALDVAEQFALLEAMFPGRVDLGIGRAPGSDPVTSYLLRFGRPDAAEESFEQDVLLLRELLGLGETPVGEPVRLSLGGRPFDVRATPRAASPTGLWLLGSSGFSVELAARLGLPYVFANHFGMPGIEGALSRYRATYTPSSDFPEPMSFLPINVVVAASEAEAQERALPQAVQMARLRTGAPLLPQLTIEEAAAYEWTPREEAVRDAIVAGWLIGTPGDVATRLRARLGELGLDEAMIVPAAAAYAGEELDAPAGRAETLRLLAEAVAG
- the der gene encoding ribosome biogenesis GTPase Der; this translates as MTDVTGDPAPLNDADGFDGEAFDETLDDGPVVIDLSETEDDVRTAAIMRAGLEAYELEDTDAELIDADGPVLPEDVPESMLPVLAIVGRPNVGKSTLVNRVLGRREAVVQDVPGVTRDRVRYRAEWGGRPFVVVDTGGWEYDAKGINARVAEQAEIAIELADAVLFVVDATVGATDADERIVTLLRRSGKPVLLVANKVDSPRDEADAATLWSLGLGEPYPVSALHGRGTGDMLDAATSLLPEVTAVGGPMPVGGPHRVAIVGRPNVGKSSLLNAVTGTQRVVVDDFEGTTRDPVDELVELGGEPWVLVDTAGIRRRVHQTQGADFYASLRTQAAIEKAEVAVVVIDASSPITEQDIRVIQQAIDAGRALVVAYNKWDLLDEERRFYLEREIERELVQITWAPRVNFSARTRWHVDRLARQLDAAIAGWTTRIPTGRLNSFLGELAAAHPHPVRGGKQPRILFGTQVDTSPPRFVLFSTGFLEAGYRRFIERRLREEFGFVGSPIEISVRVREKRRR